The following proteins are co-located in the Spirosoma montaniterrae genome:
- a CDS encoding biotin--[acetyl-CoA-carboxylase] ligase, which translates to MYKIYPKTLFIGQIIQYLPSCQSTNDEAAALIAQTDPVEGLIVVTDQQTAGRGQRGNVWITQPAQNLTFSLVLKPSFLAASEQFWLNMAVSMGIYDALQPLLGSQLRIKWPNDVFVGDQKLGGILIENTLQGSTLAYSVIGVGLNINQTDFQYATATSLQRQSPLPHGYDLPGMLSTLCEKLEQRYLQLRASQRDALKISYLQTLYRYQEEHEFEADDRRFRAVLVGIDATGRLALAEAGQVRYFGFKEVVFK; encoded by the coding sequence TTGTACAAAATCTATCCCAAAACGCTTTTTATTGGGCAAATTATCCAATATCTGCCAAGCTGTCAGTCTACCAACGACGAAGCGGCTGCTTTGATTGCCCAAACCGACCCCGTTGAAGGACTTATCGTCGTGACGGACCAACAAACTGCCGGGCGTGGCCAACGCGGCAATGTCTGGATAACCCAACCGGCACAAAACCTGACCTTTTCGCTGGTGTTGAAGCCATCGTTTCTGGCTGCTTCAGAGCAGTTCTGGCTCAATATGGCCGTGTCGATGGGTATATACGATGCACTCCAGCCGTTGCTGGGCAGTCAGTTGCGTATAAAATGGCCGAACGATGTATTTGTCGGCGATCAGAAATTAGGGGGAATTCTGATTGAAAATACCTTGCAGGGCAGCACATTGGCGTACTCGGTCATTGGCGTCGGACTCAATATTAACCAGACTGATTTTCAATACGCTACAGCTACGTCGCTGCAACGGCAATCACCCCTCCCCCACGGCTACGATTTGCCGGGCATGCTCAGTACGCTCTGCGAGAAACTGGAGCAGCGTTATCTGCAACTCCGCGCCAGTCAGCGCGACGCACTGAAAATCAGCTACCTGCAAACCCTGTACCGCTATCAGGAAGAACACGAGTTCGAAGCCGACGACCGCCGGTTTCGCGCCGTTCTGGTCGGTATCGACGCCACGGGCCGTTTAGCCCTCGCCGAAGCCGGACAGGTGCGGTATTTTGGGTTTAAGGAAGTAGTTTTTAAGTGA
- the rsfS gene encoding ribosome silencing factor gives MRIKQNNEFTAGQIRDFIVRGMQEKKGQDIVVMDLRNVKNAICDYFVLCSGTSDTQIDAIATSVEEEVYKASRQDPWHKEGKLNREWILLDYVDVVAHVFKKERREFYDLEQLWGDAEIQHIGEGDLIAAS, from the coding sequence ATGAGAATCAAGCAAAACAATGAATTTACCGCCGGGCAAATCCGCGATTTTATCGTTCGGGGAATGCAGGAGAAAAAAGGGCAGGACATCGTAGTAATGGACCTGCGCAACGTTAAAAACGCCATCTGCGATTATTTTGTCCTCTGTTCGGGTACATCCGACACGCAGATCGACGCCATCGCCACATCGGTTGAGGAAGAAGTTTATAAAGCCAGTCGGCAGGACCCGTGGCATAAAGAAGGCAAGCTGAACCGTGAATGGATTCTGCTGGATTATGTAGACGTGGTGGCTCACGTATTCAAGAAAGAGCGTCGTGAGTTCTACGACCTCGAACAGCTCTGGGGAGATGCTGAAATTCAGCACATTGGCGAAGGTGACCTGATTGCTGCTTCCTAA
- the pafA gene encoding alkaline phosphatase PafA, with product MRSFLSVVVLTFFVGTAFAQPRKTTATRPATPQNRPKLVVGIVVDQMRYDYLYRYYDKYTTRGFRRLMDGGFNARNNHYHYAATYTGPGHAAIYTGSAPALNGIVGNDFYDRNLGRMVYCAEDTTVSTVGNDGTAGKMSPRNLLVTTVGDQLKLATDGRAKVVGIALKDRGAILPAGHAANGAYWFDSKDGSFISSTFYHTELPQWVNEFNARKLPEQYIKQKWEPLLPINQYTESTADDEPYEATLPGESKPTFPHEFVVQAGSSKYEVLRTSPYGDMLTSEFALAAIKGEKLGQNVVPDMLCVSYSSPDYIGHAFGTHAVETEDNYLRLDKQLANLFDQLDAGVGKGQWLAFLSADHGVADVPGFSQQYRIPAGVKSYGEVNDAAKAALEKAYGPGRWILAYFNQEIYLNTDLLAEKKIPVQEAYEVVKRALLKQRGVVNVLNLRNLNGDALPEAQADLFRNVYFPNRSGDIYVLQQAGWFEGRTKGTTHGTSYAYDTHVPFLLYGWGVRPGQIFRRTHIYDIAPTIAALLGILEPSGCIGDPVGEAIK from the coding sequence ATGCGCTCTTTTCTTTCTGTCGTTGTTCTTACTTTTTTTGTAGGAACAGCCTTCGCTCAACCCCGGAAAACTACTGCCACGCGCCCGGCTACACCCCAAAATCGGCCTAAATTGGTTGTTGGTATCGTCGTTGATCAGATGCGGTACGATTATCTCTACCGCTATTATGACAAATATACTACGCGCGGTTTCCGGCGGCTGATGGATGGCGGTTTCAACGCCCGAAATAACCATTACCATTACGCAGCCACCTACACCGGGCCCGGCCATGCGGCCATCTACACCGGCTCGGCCCCCGCCCTGAATGGTATTGTCGGCAATGATTTCTACGACCGCAACCTGGGTCGAATGGTTTACTGCGCCGAAGATACCACCGTTAGCACCGTCGGTAATGATGGTACGGCGGGTAAAATGTCGCCCCGAAACCTGCTCGTTACTACCGTTGGCGATCAGCTTAAGTTAGCTACCGATGGGCGGGCCAAAGTCGTAGGCATTGCGCTGAAAGATCGGGGAGCCATTCTGCCCGCTGGTCATGCTGCCAATGGCGCGTATTGGTTCGATTCAAAAGATGGTAGTTTTATCAGCAGCACGTTTTACCACACGGAGTTGCCGCAATGGGTTAACGAGTTCAATGCCCGCAAACTGCCCGAACAGTATATCAAACAAAAGTGGGAGCCGCTACTGCCAATAAACCAGTATACCGAAAGTACGGCTGATGATGAGCCTTATGAAGCCACCCTGCCCGGCGAAAGCAAGCCGACGTTCCCGCATGAATTTGTGGTACAGGCAGGAAGTAGCAAATATGAAGTGCTGCGTACCAGCCCTTATGGCGATATGCTGACGAGTGAGTTTGCACTGGCGGCCATCAAAGGTGAGAAACTCGGCCAGAATGTCGTGCCAGATATGCTGTGTGTCAGCTATTCATCGCCCGACTATATCGGCCACGCATTTGGTACACACGCTGTCGAAACCGAAGATAATTACCTCCGGCTCGATAAACAGTTAGCCAACCTGTTCGATCAGTTAGATGCCGGAGTGGGTAAAGGGCAATGGCTGGCGTTTCTGTCGGCAGACCACGGCGTGGCCGACGTGCCGGGTTTTTCGCAGCAGTACCGCATTCCGGCGGGGGTGAAGAGCTACGGCGAAGTGAATGATGCCGCCAAAGCCGCGCTCGAAAAAGCCTACGGTCCTGGTCGATGGATACTGGCCTACTTTAATCAGGAAATTTACCTTAATACTGACTTGCTGGCCGAGAAGAAAATTCCGGTGCAGGAAGCCTACGAGGTGGTTAAACGGGCATTGCTGAAACAGCGGGGCGTGGTAAACGTGCTGAACCTGCGAAATCTGAACGGCGATGCGCTACCTGAAGCCCAGGCTGATTTGTTCCGAAACGTCTACTTCCCCAACCGAAGCGGTGATATATATGTGTTGCAGCAAGCCGGTTGGTTCGAGGGGCGCACCAAAGGCACGACGCACGGCACCAGTTACGCCTACGACACGCACGTACCGTTTCTACTCTACGGATGGGGCGTTCGGCCCGGCCAGATTTTTCGGCGCACCCACATTTACGACATCGCCCCCACCATTGCCGCCCTGCTCGGCATTCTCGAACCCAGCGGCTGCATCGGCGACCCCGTTGGCGAAGCGATAAAATAG